Proteins co-encoded in one Nonomuraea helvata genomic window:
- a CDS encoding family 16 glycosylhydrolase produces MIIIWPAFWMLGDDIGSVQWPNSGEIDIMETIGREPSTVHGTIHGPGCSGSGGIDGKCLKRWTRA; encoded by the coding sequence CTGATCATCATCTGGCCTGCCTTCTGGATGCTCGGCGACGACATCGGGTCGGTCCAGTGGCCCAACAGCGGCGAGATCGACATCATGGAGACCATCGGCCGCGAGCCCAGCACCGTTCACGGCACCATCCACGGCCCCGGTTGCTCCGGCTCCGGAGGCATCGACGGCAAGTGCCTCAAGCGGTGGACGCGCGCCTGA